The Ornithinimicrobium faecis genome includes a window with the following:
- a CDS encoding P1 family peptidase, protein MTMKPILPALLTAALASSLCVVALAPAASAEEGVGQPGEHNAITDVPGIQVGQVQSDTAPFLTGTSVIYTPEMSVASVDQRGGAPATKETDLLSPLNSNPGVNAIQLGGSSMYGLSATNGIIRWLEDRGEGVPLGPAGVAPIVPAADIYDLNRGGDPKARTSAEWGYLAAEATADGPVRQGSVGGGTGARGGGLRSGVGTASTYLGDGIWVGAMVIVNPAGSPVDPLDCSLYGVHFGIGGEFDGYQVPSAQECASEESDAAQSTTEESLNTTIAVVATNAPLEKAAAQRMSGNAHDGMARAISPIHTLSDGDTVFAVSTGDGEALQINDPADSGQLNGIFNAGSTTLSRAIAKATLSAESHDGRLSYCDIYPSACADMPQLEEWRTAGEAPDVTRPEFQRANRALKQTPVPGPGSKPHAADSAVEDQVDGAAAAPFTGGDGGNSAGSPTPTTLAIGSATAAGAFLVLAGFVALRRRRPEALAVS, encoded by the coding sequence ATGACCATGAAACCCATTCTGCCTGCGCTGCTGACCGCAGCGCTCGCCTCGTCCCTGTGCGTTGTGGCGCTGGCTCCCGCCGCCTCTGCCGAGGAGGGCGTCGGCCAGCCCGGTGAGCACAACGCGATCACCGACGTGCCGGGCATCCAGGTCGGTCAGGTCCAGTCGGACACGGCCCCCTTCCTGACCGGCACCTCCGTGATCTACACACCGGAGATGTCCGTCGCCAGCGTCGACCAGCGCGGCGGCGCCCCGGCCACCAAGGAGACGGACCTGCTGAGCCCGCTCAACTCCAACCCCGGGGTGAACGCGATCCAACTGGGCGGCTCAAGCATGTATGGGCTGTCTGCGACCAACGGCATCATCCGCTGGCTCGAGGACAGGGGCGAGGGCGTGCCGCTGGGCCCGGCCGGCGTCGCACCGATCGTCCCTGCGGCCGACATCTATGACCTCAACCGTGGTGGCGACCCGAAGGCGCGGACTTCCGCGGAATGGGGCTATCTGGCCGCCGAGGCCACAGCAGACGGGCCGGTGCGGCAGGGCAGCGTCGGTGGCGGCACCGGTGCCCGTGGCGGTGGCCTGCGCAGCGGCGTCGGCACTGCGAGCACCTATCTGGGAGACGGGATCTGGGTGGGAGCCATGGTCATCGTCAACCCAGCGGGCTCGCCCGTGGACCCGCTTGACTGCTCGCTTTACGGTGTGCACTTCGGCATCGGCGGCGAGTTCGATGGCTATCAGGTGCCTTCGGCGCAGGAGTGCGCCAGCGAGGAATCCGACGCCGCGCAGAGCACGACCGAGGAATCGCTCAACACCACGATCGCTGTTGTCGCGACCAACGCCCCGTTGGAGAAGGCGGCTGCTCAACGGATGTCCGGCAACGCCCACGACGGCATGGCTCGGGCCATCTCCCCGATCCACACCCTGTCTGACGGCGACACCGTGTTCGCTGTGTCCACCGGCGACGGTGAGGCCCTGCAGATCAACGACCCGGCCGACTCCGGCCAGTTGAACGGCATCTTCAACGCCGGCTCGACCACCCTGTCCCGGGCCATCGCCAAGGCAACCCTCTCTGCGGAGAGCCACGACGGCCGCCTCAGCTATTGCGACATCTATCCGTCGGCATGTGCGGACATGCCCCAACTGGAGGAATGGCGCACCGCCGGTGAAGCACCCGATGTGACCCGCCCGGAGTTCCAACGAGCCAACCGCGCGCTCAAGCAGACGCCGGTGCCAGGCCCCGGCTCCAAGCCACATGCTGCAGACAGTGCTGTTGAGGACCAGGTCGACGGTGCTGCTGCAGCGCCGTTCACCGGTGGTGATGGTGGCAACTCTGCTGGCTCCCCGACACCGACGACGCTGGCGATCGGCTCTGCCACCGCGGCCGGCGCCTTCCTGGTGCTGGCTGGCTTCGTCGCCCTCCGGCGGCGGCGCCCCGAGGCGTTGGCGGTGTCCTAA
- a CDS encoding type II toxin-antitoxin system Phd/YefM family antitoxin, with protein sequence MDIGVRELRDGLSRHLARVGEGHTITVTDHGKPVARIVPIGELTSLERLIAEGRITPGQRRKSRPKPVKTSGAVSDLVREQRR encoded by the coding sequence ATGGACATTGGGGTTCGTGAGTTGCGCGATGGGCTGAGCAGGCATCTGGCCAGGGTTGGCGAGGGCCACACCATCACGGTCACTGACCATGGCAAGCCCGTGGCCCGGATCGTGCCGATTGGGGAGCTAACGTCACTGGAGCGTCTCATCGCCGAAGGTCGCATCACGCCTGGTCAACGCCGCAAGTCGAGGCCGAAACCAGTCAAGACGTCTGGGGCGGTGAGCGATCTGGTGAGAGAGCAGCGGCGATGA
- a CDS encoding type II toxin-antitoxin system VapC family toxin, whose amino-acid sequence MILYLDTSAFVPLLIDEQTSQTCGALWDAADRLVTTRLTNVEAAAALAMAERLGRISSEEHDAARKQMASLWSELDIMELDEQLMADAARAARTHGLRGYDSVHFAAAGAVDDESLVAAAGDQRLLEAWRTDGIAVVDTSTPSPADTSQEVPTDSVQVRAAGQQRPDPSSG is encoded by the coding sequence ATGATCCTCTATCTCGACACCTCAGCCTTCGTGCCGTTGCTCATTGACGAGCAGACGTCCCAGACGTGCGGTGCCCTGTGGGATGCCGCGGACCGGCTGGTCACCACACGGCTCACAAATGTCGAGGCAGCAGCTGCACTGGCCATGGCTGAGCGTCTTGGCCGGATCAGTAGCGAGGAGCACGACGCTGCACGGAAGCAGATGGCCTCGCTATGGTCAGAGCTTGACATCATGGAACTCGACGAGCAGCTCATGGCCGATGCCGCCCGGGCTGCGAGGACCCACGGTTTGCGGGGCTACGACTCGGTTCACTTCGCGGCCGCGGGCGCCGTCGATGACGAGTCCCTGGTCGCAGCAGCCGGCGATCAACGCCTCCTTGAGGCTTGGCGCACCGACGGCATCGCTGTGGTGGACACGAGCACTCCCTCACCTGCGGATACTTCGCAAGAGGTCCCGACTGACTCGGTTCAAGTCCGGGCTGCAGGACAACAACGTCCGGACCCTTCGAGCGGCTGA
- a CDS encoding class II glutamine amidotransferase, with amino-acid sequence MCRVLAFIGPETPLENLLLKPTNSLVNQALDPELHPELQLAGWGFGAWSEHLLHPEGPFIYRRPTAAFYDDNLTRTVPSLRASTMLAHVRAAAYDSKVVMTDENCHPFSFTETPWIVAQNGYLPNWQLLQRELLQHCKDVYLKQMKGSTDTEFLYVLLLSLLEGDSDEDVQRAVEKMVGLVAGAMDKLDLPGLSKMKMALVSRNRIIGVNTGLGHHGETNPSGDWKELRESGPGTDDFSLSMLLEPMHLLMGRNFDKDETTYAFESCDESEATGAIFASEALTDDTDGWSQIEFGEIVFLTNEDGKVSKTVKTLSV; translated from the coding sequence ATGTGCCGAGTCCTCGCCTTTATCGGGCCAGAGACCCCGCTGGAGAACCTGCTCCTCAAGCCCACGAACAGCCTGGTCAACCAAGCCCTCGACCCGGAACTTCACCCCGAGCTCCAGCTGGCCGGGTGGGGGTTCGGCGCCTGGAGCGAGCACCTCCTGCACCCGGAGGGCCCCTTCATCTACCGCCGGCCCACCGCTGCCTTCTATGACGACAACCTCACACGCACCGTCCCGAGCCTGCGTGCCAGCACGATGCTCGCCCACGTGCGGGCCGCTGCCTATGACTCGAAGGTCGTGATGACCGATGAGAACTGCCACCCCTTCTCGTTCACCGAGACCCCGTGGATCGTCGCCCAGAACGGCTACCTCCCGAACTGGCAGCTGCTGCAGCGGGAACTCCTGCAGCACTGCAAGGACGTCTACCTGAAGCAGATGAAGGGCTCGACGGACACGGAGTTCCTCTACGTGCTGCTGCTCTCGCTGCTCGAGGGCGACAGCGACGAGGACGTGCAGCGCGCGGTCGAGAAGATGGTCGGGCTGGTCGCCGGAGCCATGGACAAACTCGACCTCCCAGGGCTGTCCAAGATGAAGATGGCTCTGGTGTCCAGGAACCGCATCATCGGGGTCAACACCGGTCTTGGCCACCACGGCGAGACGAATCCGAGCGGTGACTGGAAGGAGCTGCGCGAGTCCGGCCCGGGCACAGACGACTTCTCACTCTCGATGCTCCTGGAGCCGATGCACCTGCTGATGGGGCGCAACTTCGACAAGGACGAGACGACCTACGCCTTCGAGTCGTGCGATGAGAGTGAAGCAACGGGCGCGATCTTCGCCTCGGAGGCCCTGACCGACGACACCGACGGCTGGTCGCAGATCGAGTTCGGCGAGATCGTCTTCCTCACCAACGAGGACGGCAAGGTGTCCAAGACCGTCAAGACGCTGTCGGTCTAG
- a CDS encoding DUF429 domain-containing protein, which translates to MQTLGIDLAASPKKTGVAWLEWSGGKARVSKLVVGAADDELVEAMATAHKTGIDCPLGWPREFVDFIVEHQDDHVDVDPGLAADWRRRLSYRTTDLYVKRAVPGIQGLSVSADRIGVTTMRCAALLSQLAARGLAVERTGSGPITEVYPAASLVRWGFDHKRYKGTKAQPRRNQLVDELQSAASWLELGEYEEDCRASDDALDAVLASMTARAAALGLVEPVPAGSQVAAATEGWIALPRSGVKISELAASG; encoded by the coding sequence ATGCAGACGCTCGGAATCGACCTTGCTGCTAGCCCGAAGAAGACTGGCGTGGCGTGGTTGGAGTGGTCTGGAGGGAAGGCGCGCGTTTCAAAGCTCGTAGTCGGAGCCGCCGATGACGAGTTGGTCGAAGCAATGGCTACCGCTCACAAGACGGGAATCGACTGCCCGCTTGGTTGGCCCCGCGAGTTTGTTGATTTCATCGTGGAGCACCAGGACGACCACGTGGATGTCGACCCGGGGCTTGCCGCCGACTGGCGGAGGAGGCTGTCTTACCGCACGACTGACCTGTATGTGAAGAGAGCGGTGCCAGGTATTCAGGGGCTCAGTGTCTCTGCAGACCGCATAGGCGTGACCACCATGCGCTGTGCAGCCCTGCTCTCGCAATTGGCGGCGAGGGGCCTCGCCGTGGAACGAACAGGTAGTGGACCCATCACGGAGGTGTACCCAGCGGCGTCGCTGGTCCGGTGGGGGTTTGACCACAAGCGCTACAAGGGCACGAAGGCCCAGCCTCGTCGCAACCAGCTCGTGGATGAATTGCAGTCTGCGGCTTCATGGCTCGAACTCGGTGAATACGAGGAGGACTGCCGTGCATCGGACGATGCCCTGGATGCAGTCCTTGCCTCCATGACTGCACGGGCGGCGGCACTTGGGCTCGTGGAACCTGTCCCGGCCGGGAGCCAGGTGGCCGCCGCAACGGAGGGGTGGATCGCGCTTCCGCGGTCAGGTGTCAAGATCTCCGAACTCGCGGCGTCTGGCTGA
- a CDS encoding PD-(D/E)XK nuclease family protein, with product MLEDVSALNQMVTALVPSLSRSLAEQFNVFHVMHHGTHEKQLSNVFAWLLDADGTHELGDAFQRLFVERVNRHLADANQLPVGGYRITQEVDTSSHEDVSGDIADIVLTNERASVVVENYEWSDGHGHGYDRYLAHGAAGGRQSVVVLLCVRHVSHLLTDGWEKSVVVTYAELLESLQTHIAHDRAWQRAHTRQGFFISELVQHYTEGPGVVSGEDQIQFIKAMCDTGESARYGHRPLEAAAQGFADLVALHAKQQFDEGHKTLGEVKRALRHYAEHTLTSQLDISRPTGQETVVKTPFSGQWQWCVALICPDPHRNLHLEFGPTAVVENGLVAEPVVDPDYTKIFVTRKAASGDGIDRILQSDIGLDEVLNGLSDGDVRLHDALLAISKPDFSQTPRVRRS from the coding sequence ATGCTCGAAGATGTATCTGCGCTCAACCAGATGGTCACCGCGCTGGTGCCCTCCTTGTCCAGGAGCCTGGCCGAGCAGTTCAACGTCTTCCATGTGATGCACCACGGCACGCACGAGAAGCAATTGTCAAATGTGTTCGCGTGGTTGCTAGACGCCGACGGGACACACGAACTCGGCGATGCGTTCCAACGGCTCTTCGTTGAACGCGTGAATCGTCACCTCGCCGACGCGAACCAGCTCCCAGTCGGCGGATATCGCATCACCCAGGAAGTCGACACCTCCAGCCACGAGGACGTCAGCGGCGACATTGCCGACATCGTGCTCACGAACGAACGCGCGAGCGTTGTGGTGGAGAACTACGAGTGGTCCGACGGTCATGGCCACGGATATGACCGCTATCTCGCCCACGGTGCTGCCGGTGGTCGGCAGAGTGTTGTGGTGTTGCTCTGCGTTCGGCACGTCAGCCATCTCCTGACAGACGGTTGGGAGAAGTCCGTAGTCGTGACGTATGCCGAGTTGCTTGAGAGCCTGCAGACGCACATTGCTCACGACAGGGCGTGGCAGCGTGCACACACACGTCAGGGCTTCTTCATCAGCGAACTTGTCCAGCACTATACGGAGGGACCAGGGGTTGTGAGCGGCGAGGATCAGATCCAGTTCATCAAGGCCATGTGTGACACCGGTGAGAGCGCGCGGTACGGCCACCGGCCACTCGAAGCAGCGGCGCAGGGGTTCGCCGACCTGGTGGCGCTCCACGCCAAGCAGCAGTTCGACGAAGGACACAAAACACTGGGCGAGGTGAAACGGGCGCTGAGGCACTATGCCGAGCACACGCTCACTTCTCAGCTCGACATCTCTCGGCCGACTGGGCAAGAGACGGTGGTCAAGACACCGTTCTCTGGCCAGTGGCAGTGGTGCGTGGCGCTCATATGTCCTGACCCTCACCGAAATCTGCACTTGGAATTCGGTCCGACAGCCGTCGTGGAGAATGGACTCGTGGCTGAACCGGTAGTTGATCCCGACTACACGAAAATTTTCGTGACACGTAAAGCAGCCAGCGGCGACGGCATCGACCGCATCCTGCAGTCGGATATCGGTCTCGATGAAGTCCTGAACGGCCTGAGCGATGGTGACGTCCGTCTGCACGATGCCCTGCTCGCGATCAGCAAACCGGACTTCAGCCAGACGCCGCGAGTTCGGAGATCTTGA
- a CDS encoding excinuclease ABC subunit C, protein MNAIIAVNVQVPASAAAAIIADFAEHAIRVAYIARRDVGRLPEAEWRVPGIYVLIADDGSRSVYVGKSTDLRSRVMQHKQANSHVPGWSRAVLVKRDTSNGFTSADVGYLEGRLSAELDAISGIAVVKGKTDGDATLPPHMQMSLDSLLSSILAAVRLAGVDTHRQDVDEQHPSPVTRTQIPGTVADLLAYGLLHAGAQLHCTRAGKHGVGTVAPDGQILVNDVGYTAPSLAAGISLGATSSAGYGGWEIWRVGSPTGPKLADLRAQLPKS, encoded by the coding sequence ATGAACGCGATCATCGCCGTCAACGTTCAAGTGCCGGCGTCCGCAGCTGCAGCGATCATTGCCGATTTCGCCGAACACGCCATCCGAGTTGCCTACATCGCTCGGCGGGACGTAGGTCGGCTGCCCGAGGCAGAGTGGCGCGTTCCAGGAATCTACGTTTTGATCGCGGACGACGGTTCCCGCAGCGTCTACGTCGGCAAATCGACTGACCTCCGCTCTCGTGTCATGCAGCACAAGCAAGCCAATTCACACGTGCCGGGATGGTCGCGCGCGGTGCTCGTTAAACGCGACACCAGCAATGGATTCACCTCTGCGGACGTGGGCTACCTTGAGGGGAGACTCTCCGCCGAACTCGACGCGATCTCAGGAATCGCTGTAGTCAAAGGAAAGACCGACGGCGATGCGACCCTGCCTCCTCACATGCAGATGTCGCTGGACTCCTTGCTTTCCTCGATTCTGGCAGCCGTTCGACTCGCGGGAGTCGACACGCACAGGCAGGACGTAGATGAGCAGCACCCCTCTCCGGTCACCCGAACACAGATTCCTGGAACAGTTGCGGACCTCCTCGCCTACGGGCTGCTACATGCAGGCGCACAACTGCACTGCACTCGTGCGGGCAAGCACGGCGTTGGCACTGTCGCCCCGGATGGACAAATCCTCGTGAATGACGTCGGATATACCGCTCCGTCGCTGGCTGCCGGAATCTCGCTTGGTGCTACAAGTTCGGCAGGGTACGGAGGGTGGGAGATCTGGCGTGTTGGCTCTCCCACCGGCCCAAAGTTGGCCGACCTGCGCGCTCAACTTCCCAAGAGCTAG
- a CDS encoding HIRAN domain-containing protein has protein sequence MGLLDGLRRLVGLADPSPAERPTPKVVITVERSAGPNRRPTPPEERHYLSAEEAVELLVPGGDGHLPVRIRDGFFEHAPTGRRVTAANRTLNAHGLLSFKVRGNAYYESKAADTRPGKPAFLVRDPDNKHDPHAVAVYAEGRPGERLQVGHVNKGLARRLAKRLDSGETISAWFMRGDPPGKEGEGVPCVVLTDEEGIARLLGT, from the coding sequence ATGGGACTACTTGACGGGTTGCGCCGACTGGTCGGGCTAGCCGACCCATCACCTGCCGAGCGGCCAACACCCAAAGTCGTGATCACGGTGGAGCGTTCGGCTGGGCCGAATCGCCGCCCGACCCCGCCTGAGGAGAGGCACTATCTCAGCGCGGAAGAGGCTGTCGAGTTGCTGGTACCGGGCGGTGACGGGCATTTGCCGGTGCGAATTCGTGACGGATTCTTTGAGCACGCCCCAACCGGTAGGCGGGTCACAGCGGCCAACCGGACATTGAACGCTCACGGGCTGCTCAGTTTCAAGGTGCGCGGTAACGCGTACTACGAGAGCAAGGCAGCGGACACTCGCCCGGGCAAACCTGCATTCCTCGTGCGTGATCCTGACAACAAGCACGACCCCCACGCCGTTGCCGTCTACGCGGAGGGCCGACCGGGCGAGAGGTTGCAGGTGGGGCACGTGAATAAGGGCCTGGCCCGCCGGCTGGCAAAACGCCTGGACTCGGGCGAAACGATTTCTGCCTGGTTCATGCGCGGCGATCCACCAGGCAAAGAAGGCGAGGGCGTCCCCTGCGTGGTGCTCACCGACGAGGAAGGCATCGCCAGACTGCTCGGAACTTGA
- a CDS encoding DUF7662 domain-containing protein, giving the protein MVTEQQGASDLNRELTRLLSSVGESFGFAVVPEYPVRGGRLDVVWTWAPPSEVPGLDTAIPVVGFEIESSWRTRKHVKGDLLNLQDAGVGLGVIVLAGDSDKDESLRRFAVQLVDRPGTNVLVWTAEDVRVLAQGAAGVEGILGSRPAALRVVLAAKDGRTTSPLVGTSSTGSALAKASYAGKYAALHRWLRTRTSPSVSVTFAEVEEVLGFPLPSSCRNHVAHWHSYEGSAVTRAILDAGWKADKVDLDAQTVRFVRDD; this is encoded by the coding sequence ATGGTGACTGAGCAGCAGGGTGCAAGTGACTTGAACCGTGAACTCACCCGACTCCTCTCGTCTGTCGGTGAGAGCTTCGGGTTTGCCGTAGTGCCGGAGTATCCAGTCAGGGGCGGCAGGCTGGACGTCGTGTGGACCTGGGCCCCACCCAGCGAGGTGCCGGGCCTCGATACTGCGATTCCCGTGGTGGGCTTCGAAATCGAGTCAAGCTGGCGAACGCGCAAGCATGTGAAGGGTGACCTGCTCAATCTGCAGGACGCCGGAGTCGGACTGGGTGTCATCGTCTTGGCGGGAGACAGCGACAAGGACGAATCCCTGCGAAGGTTCGCTGTCCAACTCGTGGACCGGCCAGGTACAAACGTGCTCGTTTGGACAGCGGAAGACGTGCGAGTCCTTGCCCAGGGCGCTGCAGGCGTAGAAGGGATCCTCGGCTCGCGTCCTGCCGCACTCCGGGTTGTACTAGCGGCGAAGGATGGGAGGACGACATCGCCTCTCGTTGGCACCTCGTCGACTGGTTCTGCTCTCGCAAAGGCCTCATACGCCGGCAAGTACGCCGCTCTCCACCGGTGGCTACGCACGCGAACCTCCCCTTCTGTCTCAGTGACGTTTGCTGAAGTGGAGGAAGTCCTGGGCTTCCCTCTTCCAAGCTCTTGCCGCAACCACGTGGCGCATTGGCACAGTTACGAAGGTAGCGCCGTCACTCGAGCCATCCTCGACGCGGGATGGAAGGCCGACAAGGTAGACTTGGACGCACAGACCGTCAGGTTCGTCCGGGATGACTGA
- a CDS encoding DUF3644 domain-containing protein: MGAPYVSIKRLADNSLSAMLSAVEVYNKPQMTYRDEVAVMLVVNAWELALKATLRQKNRSIFYPKQRGERYRSIGIDDALGRVSARNLWPADIDGPAATANIKALTEYRDRAIHLYNAQGLGAVLYPYLQQNVLNYRDFMLAKFKKDLADSMTWQLLPLGAAAPADAVQFMKVDRNSTMVVEVEEFIKELRHLMDEAQDSGGDMARVATMYDINMQSVKKMSSADLVVAVSPTADGQIAVRKTDPNQTHPYSATELLKKVNTRRKGRKLTSYDVQVICWKESLRDNTKYAWKHSNGASHVWSGDALSYLASLSDERYNALRSEFVAHRRAMANG; this comes from the coding sequence GTGGGCGCACCGTACGTCTCGATCAAGCGTCTGGCCGACAACTCGCTCTCAGCGATGCTGTCGGCTGTGGAGGTCTACAACAAGCCGCAGATGACCTACCGCGACGAAGTCGCCGTCATGCTAGTCGTTAACGCGTGGGAGTTGGCGCTTAAGGCGACGCTGCGCCAGAAGAACCGTTCGATTTTCTATCCGAAACAGCGAGGTGAGCGTTACAGGTCAATAGGCATCGACGACGCGCTCGGAAGGGTCAGCGCCAGAAATCTCTGGCCGGCTGACATCGACGGTCCGGCAGCCACCGCGAACATCAAGGCGCTCACCGAGTACCGCGACCGTGCGATCCACCTTTACAACGCCCAAGGGCTTGGGGCAGTCCTCTATCCGTACTTGCAGCAGAACGTCTTGAATTACCGCGACTTCATGTTGGCCAAGTTCAAGAAGGACCTGGCGGACTCCATGACATGGCAGTTGCTCCCACTTGGAGCGGCGGCACCGGCCGACGCGGTGCAGTTCATGAAGGTCGACCGCAACTCGACGATGGTCGTTGAGGTTGAGGAGTTCATTAAGGAACTGCGCCACCTTATGGACGAGGCGCAGGATTCCGGTGGCGATATGGCGCGAGTCGCCACGATGTACGACATCAACATGCAGTCGGTGAAGAAGATGTCGAGCGCGGACCTGGTGGTGGCGGTCTCCCCGACGGCCGATGGGCAGATCGCCGTCCGCAAGACCGATCCGAACCAGACCCACCCGTACAGCGCCACGGAGCTGCTCAAGAAGGTCAACACGAGGCGGAAGGGCCGAAAGCTGACCAGCTACGACGTCCAGGTAATCTGCTGGAAGGAGTCGCTGCGAGACAACACCAAGTACGCCTGGAAGCACAGCAACGGCGCATCGCACGTCTGGTCTGGCGACGCGCTCTCGTACTTGGCGTCGCTCTCAGATGAGCGCTACAACGCTCTTCGGTCCGAGTTTGTTGCCCACCGTCGAGCGATGGCGAATGGGTAG
- a CDS encoding HEPN domain-containing protein, which translates to MPDPQTVQPRIGFLVDGDPDTELMTALYEHDSLGVRVRVPYHVWSADLRGRWWSQGTMFADDPDRTKHSYSPPSELDYYDNKGTVGLIGCRSGPSTQRFGGQCPDAGVGMIRASFAIEGAGLAKHYVKPNGLRSEIDGLAYWLGYSALRSTVSFKKDGSGRAMTTSATPVDDMELGRALNLRAMARATSSGQQTPEVTYRSQVFLQTFAKAPREWSDHLTLHFGVRDLLRIAAWKPLDFQSHEAASTKETFTLSGVERQPWYAVRTAVTSMSEATWTVSDRFLFNYADIGRAGVGRWLKLTNQYARGLDPLVRLLDLAGATVDAHMMQLGIAMEAVGYQALIDSGRPPASANSTSVKSRVEFLLVETGNAVTFGTTNFAQDFADSYNSVKHANRAPVAPATKAEHYQQGVQLLRAWIALRLGLKKAVLRDRW; encoded by the coding sequence ATGCCTGACCCGCAGACAGTACAGCCCCGGATCGGGTTTCTGGTCGACGGTGACCCCGACACCGAACTCATGACCGCGCTCTACGAGCATGACAGCCTCGGTGTCCGCGTCAGGGTTCCTTATCACGTGTGGAGCGCTGATCTGAGAGGCCGCTGGTGGAGTCAGGGCACGATGTTCGCAGACGACCCCGACCGCACCAAGCACAGTTACAGCCCGCCGAGCGAACTCGACTACTACGACAATAAGGGGACGGTCGGACTCATCGGTTGCCGAAGCGGGCCATCAACGCAGAGGTTCGGCGGCCAATGTCCCGACGCAGGAGTCGGAATGATCCGAGCGTCCTTTGCCATTGAGGGCGCCGGCTTGGCGAAGCACTATGTCAAGCCTAACGGCCTCCGCTCGGAGATCGACGGTCTGGCCTACTGGCTGGGGTACTCAGCTCTCAGGTCCACCGTCAGTTTCAAGAAGGACGGCTCGGGCCGTGCGATGACTACCAGCGCCACTCCTGTCGACGACATGGAGCTAGGTCGCGCGCTGAACCTACGCGCCATGGCCCGGGCTACCAGCTCCGGACAGCAGACCCCGGAGGTGACCTATCGAAGTCAGGTGTTTCTCCAGACCTTCGCAAAGGCCCCACGCGAATGGAGCGATCACCTCACTCTGCATTTTGGAGTACGGGACCTCTTGCGGATCGCCGCCTGGAAGCCCCTGGACTTCCAGTCCCACGAGGCCGCGAGCACGAAGGAGACCTTCACTCTGAGTGGGGTGGAGCGGCAACCTTGGTACGCGGTTCGGACGGCCGTCACCTCTATGTCCGAGGCGACATGGACGGTCAGCGACCGGTTCCTATTCAACTACGCTGACATCGGCCGAGCGGGGGTTGGGCGTTGGCTCAAGCTCACAAATCAGTATGCGCGTGGCCTCGACCCCTTGGTCCGCCTACTCGACCTTGCGGGAGCGACTGTCGATGCCCACATGATGCAATTGGGCATCGCAATGGAGGCGGTCGGCTACCAAGCACTGATCGATTCTGGGCGTCCACCTGCCTCAGCGAACTCAACAAGCGTCAAGAGTCGAGTCGAGTTCCTCTTGGTGGAGACCGGCAATGCCGTCACGTTCGGAACGACCAACTTCGCTCAGGACTTCGCGGACTCGTACAACTCGGTGAAGCATGCGAACCGCGCACCCGTCGCTCCCGCGACGAAGGCTGAGCACTACCAACAGGGGGTGCAGTTGCTCCGCGCCTGGATCGCTTTGCGACTCGGACTCAAGAAGGCGGTCCTCAGAGATCGCTGGTGA